TCAGCGCCGTGTGGGACGATCAGGGCTCCCTGGAGCCGCATCTGGGAGCCCTGACCGGTCTGGAGTTCCTCTACCAGCGGGCCAGTCGCGACGACACCGTCTACGTCTTCAAGCACGCCCTCACCCAGGAGGTGGCGTACGCGAGCCTGCCGCTGCCGCAGCGCCGCGCCGTGCACGTCGCCGCCGGCCGGAGTCTGGAAGCCCTCTACGCCGGGCGCCTGGACGAGGCCTGCGGCCGCCTGGCCTATCACTACGCGCGGACGGAGGATGCGCCCAAGGCGGTCGAGTATCTGAGCCGGTTCGCCGAGAAGGTGGCCCGCAACGCCCACGAGGAGGCCGTGCGCGCCCTCAAAGAGGCGCTCCAGCACGTCGAGCGGCTGCCCGCCGACGTGCGGGACCGCCGTCATCTCGACCTGGTGCTGCGCCTGCCCTACTCGCTGGTGCCGCTGGGACGGATCGAGGAGATCCAGGATCTCTTGCTCCGCGAGCACGAGCGGGTGGAGCGATTCGGCGACCCGGCGCTGACGAGCCACTACTACTTCCTGCTCGCGCGCACCTACATCCTCGGCAGCCACGATCAGGCCATCGAGTGCGCGCGGCGGGCGATCGCCGCCGCCGAGCGCTGTGGCGACGACGCGATGAAAGGCCGCGCGTACAGCGTGCTGGCCCTGGCTGCCGCCCTGTCGGGGCGCGCGACGCAGGGCATGGAGGACGGCCGGACGGCGGTGGCCCTGCTCGTGAAGACGGGCGACCGCGCATGGCTGGGCGACGCCTACTGGGCGCTGGGACTGTGCTGCTGCCAGACCGCGGCGTTTTCCGAGGCGCTGGCCGCGGAGAGCCAGGCCCAGGCGATCGCCGAGACGATCGGCGACGAGCGGCTGGGCGCCTCGGCGGCCTGGGTCACCGGCATCGTGCAGGCCGCGATGGGCGAATGCGAGGCGGCCATCGAGACCTGTCAGCGCGCCGTGCAGCAGGCTCGCGATGCGCTCAACATCGCGATCACCACCGGCTGTCTGGGATTCGCCTATCTGGAGAACGGAGACACGACCCGGGCCATCCCGGCGCTCGAGCAGGCCATCCCGCTGCTCCACGCCTCCCGCTTCCGCACCTTCGAGGCCTGGTTCACGACGTTCCTGGCCGAGGCCCACCGGCGGGACGGACGGTTGGAGACCGCGGAATCGCTCGCCCAGCGCGCCCTGGAGATCGCCATGCAGGCCAAGTTCGGCATCGGGATGGGGTGGGCGCAGCAGGCGCTCGGGCGGATCGCGCAGACCCGCGGAGAGCTGGCCGTCGCCGAGGCGAAGTTCGAAGAGGCCCGGCGCACCTTCGACACGCTCCGCTCCCGCTACGAATCGGCCCGCACGTGTCTGGACCTGGCGGGCACCGCCGCCGCCCGCCGCGACAGCCCGGCGGCGGGCAAGTATCTCGCCGCGGCCCGCACGCTCTTCGCCACGCTCCGGGTGCCTCGCTACGTCGAGCGGACGCACGCGCTGGCCGACGCCTGGGGGCTGTCGCTCCCGGGGGACGCGGCATAAGCGCGAGCATCGTCTCGCTCGGGCCCCCCGGTCGCTGGCCTACGCGGCGGCGTCGATCAAGGCAAGCCCGGTGTCCCGGTCCGTCTTGCGGCGCAACGGCCGGGGCGATTCCGTCAGGATCAGCTCGAGCGTCGGCCACACGTGCCCTTCGATGAGATGGCCGCCGTGCGCGCGGCCGGCGGCGTCGCCGACGACGACGTGGGCGTGGACCCTCGGCGTCTGGCCGTCGAGCGCGATGTCGCCGACGAGGGAAAGGACCTCGACCTGCTCGGTGATCGGGATCCGCTTGTAGTCTTTCCTGCTCCTGTCGAAGTACCCGAGGACCACGTCACTCAACGCCCCGATGGCCGTGAAGTGAGCCGCGGTCAGCGCCCGTTCTTTCGCGAACGCCGTGAGCGTGTCGATTACCTCGTCGCCCTTGTCGAAGATCAGCGCTATGGTCGTGGGACCGGCATCGCCCAGCACCGTCGCCTTCATGCTGCCTCCTTCGTGTCGTTCGTGGCGCCGCGCGGGTCTCCGCGTCGTCCGGGGCCTCAGGGCGAACCCCGCCAGCGCCACGATCGGCAATCGCTGCGACCATGAGGATGGGTTCAGGCCAGCCCGGCGGAACGGCCATCACACCGTGGCTCAGGCGGCCCGGCCGCCGGAGCCGGGTTCCGGTCCGCCGCCGGCGGCCAGGAGGGCGCCGGCGACGGCGGTCAGCCCTCCCATCACGAGCGCGAGCCAGCCCCGGTGCGTCGTGAGCCAGAGATGCAGGCTCGACGGCCTGGCGCGGTCGTCGAACCGGCCGTGGGCGCCATGATCGCCCACGACCGGCTCCCACAAATTGTCCTGCCGGCCCGGCGGCAGCGGCTCGTCCGTCTGCTGCGATTCCCACCCGGTCCGGGCCAGGTACCAGTCGCCCAGACGGGGGAGGAGCTTGTTGCCCACGATGGCCAGGAGGGTGGAAAAGCCGACGTAGAGCTCCGGGCGCTCATGCTCGGCCGCCCAGAGCACGGCGCGGGCGGCGACCTCGGGCTGGTAGATCGGTGGGACCGGCTGCGGCCGCCGCGGCAGGCGAGTCTTGCTCCACTCGAACTGGGGAGTATTGAGCGCGGGCATCTGGACGATCGTCACCCGGACCCGGCTGCCGTCGTGGCGCAGCTCGGTGCGGAGCGATTCCGTGAAGCCCTCCACGGCATGCTTGGCGGCACAGTAGGCCGACTGCAGCGGGATGGCGCGATAGGCCAGGGCCGAGCCGACCTGGACGATGACGCCACGGTCGCGCGGGAGCATACGCTTGAGCGCGGCGAGCGTGCCATAGACGTAGCCGAGATAGGTCACCTCGGTCACGCGACGGAACTCGTTCGACGTCATGAGCCTCACCGGCGAGAAGACGGACGCCATCGCGTTGTTCACCCACACGTCGATAGGACCGAAGGTCTCTTCGACGGCCGTGGCGGCGGCTTCGACTTGCTCGGCGTCGGAGACGTCGGTCGGCACGGCGAGCGCCTGGCCGCCTGCTGCCTCGACGTCACGCCGGGCCCCGTCGAGTCCGTCGTGGCCGCGAGCGAGCAGACCGAGCCGGGCGCCTCGCTCGGCGAACAGCCGCACCACCGCCCGGCCCACGCCGGCGGATGCGCCGGTCACGACGACGACTTGCGATGTCGGGGTGCTGGTCATGCCAGGGTCTCCTCACGGCGGATCTCGAGCGTTCCCTCGCGAACCGAGGCGTCAGCCCAACGTCGCCGTCGTCACCCTTTCGCTGAAATTGGAGGTCGACGCGGGCCTGGCCGACCCGAACGTCGCGTAGCTCGACCCATTCGAGCCAGGCCGGCAGCCGGGGCCGATGAACCCGCAGGCATCCAGCCAGGGCATTGCTTGCAAGCATGATGCCGGTGGAAGGCCGAGCGGCGGCCTAGGACGGTGAGTCTTTTCTGATCTGCTCCTTGAGAGGCGCCCGCCAGCGCAGCGCGGCGAAGTTGATCGCGGCCAGCACGACGGCGATCTCGTAGCGGCCGAACGCGACCGCCGCCCCGGTGGCGCCGGTGTTCCAGACGCTGGCCGCAGTCGCGGTCCCGCGCACGACGCCGTCGCTCTTGAGAATGGCGCCGCCGCCGATGAAGCCGATCCCGGTCATGAGGCCCTCGATCACGCGAGCCTGGCCTTCCTGGTGCCCGGTCAGGACCCGGCTGGCGATGAGGATGTAGCCGCAGCTGGCCATGGCCACCAGGGGAAACGTGCGCAGGCCCGCGCTTCGCTCGCTCTGCTCGCGCTCACAGCCGACCGGCAAGCCAGGGCGAAGGCGACCGCGATCTGTCCAAGATTCGTCGCCATCAGGCCGATGTCGATGAGATCTGCGCCCATGGCGGCGATGGTATCATCGCCGCCCGATGACCCCGGCCCGCCTCAGCATCCGCCGCGCCTCGCTCCGCGACACGCCCACGATCCTGGCCCTCATCCGGGGCCTGGCCCGCTACGAGCGGCTCGCGCACCAGGTCGAGGCGACCGCGGGGCGCCTGCGCCGCGACGGCTTCGGGCGCCGGCGTTACTTCGAGGCCCTGATCGGGCGCCGGAACGGCCGCCCGGTGGGATTCGCGCTCTACTACTTCGCGTATTCGACGTTCCTGGCCCGGCCCACCCTGTACCTGGAGGATCTCTTCGTGCTTCCCGCGGAGCGGCGTCGAGGCGTGGGCCGCGCGCTGCTGCGAGCGGTGGCCGCCGTCGCCGTGCGGCGTGGCTGCGGGCGGATGGAATGGACCGTGCTCGACTGGAACCGGCCGGCGATCCGCTTCTACCGGCGCCTCGGCGCCGAGCTGCACCGCGAGTGGCTGCTCACGCGCCTCACCGGCGTTCCGCTGCGACGTCTGGCCTCGGGGACGCGAGCGAGCGCCGCACCAGGACGGCGCCGATCAGGAGCAGGAGCGCGACGAGCCCGCCGGGCAGGAGCCACGGCGCGCGCGCGGTGAGCAGGCCGCTCAGGAACGGCCCCAGAAAGATTCCGCCATCGACGCCGACCCGGTAGAGGGCCGTCCGCCAGCCGATCTGGGCGGCCGGCGTCTCGCCGCGCAACAGGCTCAGCGGCAGCGTCCAGCCGGCCATGGCGATTCCCACGAGCGCGCAGCCCACCACCAGCGCGGTGAACTCCCCGAAGGCCACGAGCCCCACGCCGGCTCCGAACACCAGGAGCATCAGCCCGAGCACCCGGGACGCGCCGTGGCGGTCGGCGAGCGCTCCCGCCGGCAGCAGGCAGAGAATATCGAAGAGCTGCAGCGTCAGCAGCAGGCCGGCGATGCCGTTGCGGGTCAGGGCGAAGTCGCGATCGCCGCGCAGCGGGATGACGAACTGCTCCAGCGTGGCGTAAGCGACGGCGATGACACCGCCGGCCGCGAAGGCCAGGACGACGGTGCGCGTCACCGGCGCGGCCCCGGCAGACCGGCGCACGAGCCAGCGCCGCGGTCCCGGGGCATCCGCCGGCACGACCGCCAGGACGGCGGGAATGAGCGCGAGCCCCAGGAGCTGGGGCGTGCAGGTGAGCAGGAACGCCACATTCCAGGGCAGGCTCGTGGGCAGGAGCCCGAGGATGATCGTGGCCC
This DNA window, taken from Candidatus Methylomirabilota bacterium, encodes the following:
- a CDS encoding PPC domain-containing DNA-binding protein, producing the protein MKATVLGDAGPTTIALIFDKGDEVIDTLTAFAKERALTAAHFTAIGALSDVVLGYFDRSRKDYKRIPITEQVEVLSLVGDIALDGQTPRVHAHVVVGDAAGRAHGGHLIEGHVWPTLELILTESPRPLRRKTDRDTGLALIDAAA
- a CDS encoding SDR family oxidoreductase, which codes for MTSTPTSQVVVVTGASAGVGRAVVRLFAERGARLGLLARGHDGLDGARRDVEAAGGQALAVPTDVSDAEQVEAAATAVEETFGPIDVWVNNAMASVFSPVRLMTSNEFRRVTEVTYLGYVYGTLAALKRMLPRDRGVIVQVGSALAYRAIPLQSAYCAAKHAVEGFTESLRTELRHDGSRVRVTIVQMPALNTPQFEWSKTRLPRRPQPVPPIYQPEVAARAVLWAAEHERPELYVGFSTLLAIVGNKLLPRLGDWYLARTGWESQQTDEPLPPGRQDNLWEPVVGDHGAHGRFDDRARPSSLHLWLTTHRGWLALVMGGLTAVAGALLAAGGGPEPGSGGRAA
- a CDS encoding MgtC/SapB family protein translates to MPVGCEREQSERSAGLRTFPLVAMASCGYILIASRVLTGHQEGQARVIEGLMTGIGFIGGGAILKSDGVVRGTATAASVWNTGATGAAVAFGRYEIAVVLAAINFAALRWRAPLKEQIRKDSPS
- a CDS encoding GNAT family N-acetyltransferase, which produces MTPARLSIRRASLRDTPTILALIRGLARYERLAHQVEATAGRLRRDGFGRRRYFEALIGRRNGRPVGFALYYFAYSTFLARPTLYLEDLFVLPAERRRGVGRALLRAVAAVAVRRGCGRMEWTVLDWNRPAIRFYRRLGAELHREWLLTRLTGVPLRRLASGTRASAAPGRRRSGAGARRARRAGATARAR